The nucleotide sequence AAATGTTACAAAGGACAATAAAGTTTTGTCAAAGCAATCTTTGCGCTGTTCCCTTCTTTTTTCAGATATTTATGCAAACTTACAATATGTCGTCGAATACCCGGTTATCCAGAGCGTACCAAAGTGCCAAAACGGTACCTTTTGACGATGACTCTAAGTTTATTCTCTTCAGTGATTGCCATAGGGGCGACAATAGTTTTGCCGATGACTTCGCCAACAACCGGAATATCTATTACCACGCACTTAATTTCTACTATAAGGAAGGCTTCGACTACTGCGAAATAGGAGATGGTGACGAGCTTTGGGAAAACCGGTTTTTCGAATCTATTTTCGAGGCCCACAAAAACGTTTACGGCCTATTGCGAAAATTCCATTTATCCGGCAGGCTGCATATGATATGGGGCAACCACGACATGGTCTATAAAGACCCCGAATATGTAAAAAAGAACCTAGGCAGTTATTTCGAACCCATTGATGGCGAATCTAAGGAGCTCTTTGAAGGTATTACCTACCACGAAGGAATCATTCTAAAACACAGGACCACCCAACAGGAAATTTTCTTGACCCATGGCCATCAGGCCGATTGGTGGAACTACACGTTTTGGCGTTGGAGCCGATTTTTAGTACGTGTACTCTGGAAGCCCCTTCAAGTATGGGGCATTGCCGACCCTACAAGCCCGGCAAAAAACTACAAGGAACTCATTAAGATGGAACGCCGCATTAAGCGGTGGATACTGAAGAACCAGTTAAAGATCACCATTGTAGGACATACCCATAGGCCTCGTTTCCCAGAACCGGGCGACATTCCGTTTTTTAACGATGGTAGCTGTGTACACCCCCGTAGCATCACGGGCATTGAAATCGAAAAAGGCCACATTTCACTGATCAAGTGGCAAATTTCCACTACCGACGATGGCACCCTACGGGTGGTCAGGGTTTTATTGGAAGGCCCACAAAAGCTGACCGATTACCAAAAAGTAAAAGCTTAGAAGAATACGTATCTTTACGCCACCATTAACTAATAATCACATTTCATGTTTAAAAGAACACTATCCCTTGCCTTGATTGCGCTTGCCCTTACCTCATGCTGGAAAGACAAAAGTCCTGAAGACCTTATCCGTTTAAAAGACAAATTCAAATCGCAGGTCAACGCCTTTGAAAACAAAAAAGAGACCGCCAACAAAAACGTAAACAAAGGCCTTGAATCTTTAAATGCACTAAAAAGTGCCTTGGAAGATACCAAGAACGAAGACAAGGAGTTTGCCAAGGTTTACGGTGATTGGGAAAAAGTAGACCGTCGTGTACAAAACCTGAACAAGGAGTACGAGGACTTAAAAGAAAAGGCCTCAAACCTGTTTACCGCCATGGAAAAACAGACCAATAGCCTAAGTGATGAAACCAGCAAAAAAACCCTTTTAAAGGCCATTGAAAAGGCCCGCACCAAATACAGCACCACCTTGGCCAATACTTCAAAGGCTATAGACAAACTAAAACTACTGCACGGCGATGCCGTAGAGGTGGTAAAAGCCCTAGAGGTTGCCGCCGCCCTTAATTCCTTTGACAACATAAACGACCAGATGAAAAGCATAGAAGGCCGTGTAGACGGTATTATGCAAGAGCTCAACGTCGCGGTTGTC is from Zobellia galactanivorans and encodes:
- a CDS encoding metallophosphoesterase, with protein sequence MSSNTRLSRAYQSAKTVPFDDDSKFILFSDCHRGDNSFADDFANNRNIYYHALNFYYKEGFDYCEIGDGDELWENRFFESIFEAHKNVYGLLRKFHLSGRLHMIWGNHDMVYKDPEYVKKNLGSYFEPIDGESKELFEGITYHEGIILKHRTTQQEIFLTHGHQADWWNYTFWRWSRFLVRVLWKPLQVWGIADPTSPAKNYKELIKMERRIKRWILKNQLKITIVGHTHRPRFPEPGDIPFFNDGSCVHPRSITGIEIEKGHISLIKWQISTTDDGTLRVVRVLLEGPQKLTDYQKVKA